A window of the Vanessa tameamea isolate UH-Manoa-2023 chromosome 22, ilVanTame1 primary haplotype, whole genome shotgun sequence genome harbors these coding sequences:
- the LOC113396581 gene encoding uncharacterized protein LOC113396581, with product MAAGGRTPKQRRFEIASSMALRTANTPRRRRGSCKCLFGAPDRDETRRLMAEQYARDRKRFIRRFNFDVETECSYKGSKLDSPVKFCDGDKENGSPRTGAEALACVENTDLRMLGSPSRRSAGSSPRTPSKTPRTPKTPRASRTPRTPRTPASRRQLQMTDYWTLRKHSDSASSDKEN from the exons ATGGCAGCGGGCGGACGTACACCCAAGCAACGGAGGTTCGAGATAGCTTCTAGTATGGCTCTTAGAACCGCAAATACTCCTAGAAGGAGACGGGGTAGCTGCAAGTGTTTATTTGGAGCCCCGGATAGAGACGAAACAAGACGTCTCATGGCGGAACAGTACGCTAGAGATAGAAAAAGATTCATCCGAAGATTCAACTTTGACGTCGAAACAGAATGCTCTTATAAGGGGAGTAAATTGGATTCGCCTGTTAAGTTTTGTGACGGAGATAAGGAAAATGGAAGTCCTAGGACGGGAGCAGAGGCATTAGCGTGTGTTGAAAACACAGATCTCCGGATGCTAGGGTCTCCTTCAAGACGCAGTGCTGGAAGCTCGCCAAGAACCCCGTCGAAGACTCCTAGAACTCCGAAGACTCCTCGTGCATCAAGGACTCCGAGGACCCCGCGTACTCCAGCGTCGAGAAGACAATTGCAAATGACAG attactGGACGTTAAGAAAACATTCGGATTCAGCGTCGAGTgacaaagaaaattaa